A stretch of the Luteitalea sp. genome encodes the following:
- a CDS encoding tetratricopeptide repeat protein, with translation MKILYLTVFVACGVPSTVAAALLPASRAVTALAQTSLTPDPDALYAEREDPDKARSAVEIWQARAAADPTDFESTWKVARAMYWIGSHGPKEARRADLEVGMKAAREAIALNENRPEGHFWLAATMGKLAEDSRMAGLRYRGAIKEELETVLRLDPAFQQGSADRALGRWYYRVPGLFGGSKEKSEQHLRQSLKYNPNSTATLFFLAETLIALDRKEEARTTLEKLLAAPADSEWGPEDREFKAAGSKLRGDLE, from the coding sequence ATGAAGATATTGTACCTCACGGTTTTCGTTGCCTGCGGAGTTCCCTCTACAGTCGCTGCGGCGCTCCTGCCAGCTTCGAGAGCCGTGACCGCCCTGGCTCAGACATCGTTAACGCCAGATCCTGATGCGCTCTATGCCGAGCGAGAAGACCCTGACAAGGCGCGTTCGGCGGTCGAGATCTGGCAGGCACGCGCTGCTGCTGATCCGACTGATTTCGAGTCCACCTGGAAGGTCGCACGAGCGATGTACTGGATCGGTAGCCACGGCCCCAAGGAGGCCAGACGGGCGGATCTCGAGGTCGGGATGAAGGCCGCACGCGAAGCCATCGCGCTGAACGAGAACCGCCCGGAGGGACACTTCTGGCTCGCGGCCACGATGGGCAAGCTCGCGGAGGACTCCAGGATGGCCGGTCTCCGGTACCGCGGCGCAATCAAGGAGGAGTTGGAAACGGTATTGCGCCTCGATCCCGCCTTCCAGCAGGGCTCCGCGGATCGCGCGCTCGGCCGCTGGTACTATCGCGTGCCTGGCCTGTTCGGTGGCAGCAAGGAGAAGTCCGAGCAGCACCTCCGGCAGTCATTGAAGTACAACCCGAACAGCACGGCAACTCTCTTCTTCCTGGCCGAGACCCTCATCGCGCTGGACCGGAAAGAGGAGGCGCGCACGACGCTCGAAAAGCTGCTCGCCGCGCCGGCAGATTCGGAGTGGGGCCCGGAAGACCGCGAGTTCAAGGCGGCGGGCTCGAAGCTGCGGGGGGATCTGGAGTGA
- the folE gene encoding GTP cyclohydrolase I FolE yields MRYNIFMQDLIVQLLPALGEDPNREGLRRTPERVERALQFLTSGYRANVDEILNGALFTVDYSEMVIVKEIDFYSLCEHHLLPFFGKCHVAYIPRDKVIGISKIPRLVDIFSRRLQVQERLTNQIAETIREKINPLGVGVVMEGLHLCMAMRGVEKQNCYATTSAMLGTFRGDARTRAEFLQLIRSK; encoded by the coding sequence GTGAGGTACAATATCTTCATGCAAGACCTGATCGTTCAATTACTACCGGCGCTGGGCGAGGATCCCAACCGCGAAGGTCTTCGCCGTACGCCCGAGCGCGTCGAGCGGGCGCTGCAGTTCCTCACCAGCGGTTACCGTGCTAACGTCGATGAAATCCTCAATGGCGCCCTGTTCACGGTTGATTATAGCGAGATGGTGATCGTCAAAGAGATCGATTTCTACAGCCTCTGCGAGCACCATCTCCTCCCGTTCTTCGGAAAGTGTCACGTCGCTTACATCCCACGGGACAAGGTCATCGGCATTAGCAAGATCCCTCGGTTGGTCGATATCTTCAGCCGGCGACTCCAAGTGCAGGAGCGTCTGACGAACCAAATCGCCGAGACGATTCGCGAGAAGATCAACCCGCTCGGTGTTGGCGTTGTCATGGAGGGATTGCATCTCTGCATGGCCATGCGCGGTGTCGAAAAACAGAATTGCTATGCGACGACCAGCGCCATGCTCGGCACCTTCCGCGGCGATGCGCGCACCCGCGCGGAGTTCTTACAACTCATCCGATCGAAGTAG
- a CDS encoding ABC transporter substrate-binding protein, which yields MCIDRRAVLGRYPQRIVCLTEETTETLYRLGQGHRVVGVSGYTVRPPEARQKPKVSAFINARFEKIEALRPDLILAFSDLQADIAAELARRGYTIVVFNQRTTDEILQMIRMLGALVGCAAQAEALADELEQGLEAVARSAARFPSRPRVFFEEWDDPIISGITWVEQLIEIAGGEPTFPELRACRLGRERIVSADDVLSRTPEVILASWCGKAVKHARIAARPGWAELPAVRGGHIYEIKSTYILQPGPASLTEGVRQIHALLARAVGVPVDPALAPEETRGQAPFSTSIG from the coding sequence TTGTGCATTGACCGGAGGGCCGTTCTGGGCAGATATCCGCAACGCATCGTCTGTCTCACGGAGGAAACAACCGAGACGCTCTACAGGCTCGGCCAAGGCCACCGTGTCGTTGGTGTGTCTGGCTACACGGTGCGCCCGCCAGAGGCGCGTCAGAAGCCAAAGGTCTCGGCATTCATCAATGCGCGATTCGAGAAGATCGAAGCGCTGCGCCCAGATCTGATTCTGGCTTTTTCCGACCTACAGGCCGACATTGCTGCAGAGCTCGCCCGTCGTGGCTACACAATCGTCGTCTTCAATCAGCGGACGACCGACGAGATTCTGCAGATGATTCGGATGCTCGGGGCCCTGGTCGGCTGCGCCGCACAGGCCGAGGCGCTGGCTGACGAGCTCGAGCAGGGGCTCGAGGCGGTTGCGCGCTCCGCGGCGCGATTTCCCTCCCGACCGCGCGTATTCTTCGAGGAATGGGACGACCCCATCATCTCCGGCATCACGTGGGTGGAACAGCTCATCGAGATTGCCGGCGGGGAGCCAACGTTTCCAGAGCTGCGCGCATGCCGTCTCGGACGTGAGCGCATCGTGTCAGCAGATGACGTCCTCTCTCGCACGCCAGAGGTCATCCTCGCGTCCTGGTGTGGCAAGGCGGTCAAGCACGCACGCATCGCCGCGCGACCTGGATGGGCCGAGCTGCCGGCCGTACGCGGCGGCCACATCTACGAAATCAAGTCCACGTACATCCTCCAGCCGGGACCGGCATCGCTCACCGAAGGCGTCCGCCAGATCCACGCGCTGCTCGCCCGCGCTGTGGGCGTGCCCGTCGATCCGGCTCTCGCACCGGAGGAGACAAGGGGACAGGCCCCTTTCTCTACTTCGATCGGATGA